The Apium graveolens cultivar Ventura chromosome 10, ASM990537v1, whole genome shotgun sequence nucleotide sequence GGGAAGACAATGCAGGTAGATATTATAGTATTGCTCCATTGCTCCCAAGCTTCTACTTTTGATTAATACTAATATTTGTTGATGACTCTTGGGATTATAAATGATTTGTTACTGTACTTCATCTCAGATTTGTGGCTTCTTAGCTGGGTTATTCCACTCGCGTCTTATAAAAAGGGTTCTAGTTGTTGCTCCTAAAACACTTTTACCACACTGGATCAAGGAACTTTCAGCTGTTGATCTTTCTCATAAGACAAGAGAGTAAGAAATCAAGAATGCTTTTATTTTTTGTTGTTTTGTTATTCCTTATATGAGTGTAGTATGCTAATAACCTTGTCATCATATAAAAGTATACAAACAGCAATACTGATTATATTTTTTCCAGATATTATGGGACATGTGCAAAAGCCCGGCAATATGAACTTCAATCTGTTTTTCAGGTTACCCTTGTACTTGAATCTTGATGCTTGCTACTAATTACTGAATGCAAATTTACTGCTTAAAGTGTCTTCTTAGCAGGTCCTCTTGtatttattcaaaattttgaTTGGCTGAGTTTGATATATTACCAAAGGGTACAGCATTTGCACCAAAATCGTTTTTGGTCTTTTTCTAAAAACAATAATCTTTTCATGGTTCCGTAATATCCCATGTTCCTAAAACTGAAAGGGTTTTTAAAGCACTTTTACCTCCTTCATGTTCCCACTATAAACGGAATGTAATGAGTATGTCAATTTAGCATTCCAGAGTATTCTGTTCTTAGCATACCTGTGTTTGATGTCTTGCTTTATTTAAACAGTATAGTTATGAAATCAACTGCATATCCAGTGTTTTAGGTGTGCTTCATTTTATAATTTAATGTTTTTATTATCTTTGCCTCCTTTTAGGACAAAGGTATCCTTTTAACAACTTATGATATTGTCCGGAACAATGCCAAATCTTTACGAGGAGACCATTTCTATGACGATGAGAATGAAGATACCTGGGATTATATGATACTTGATGAGGTATGTATGGATTATTGGTTTATGGATCTGTTAACATTTATGGGACCTGCTTGAAATAGATGTTGCATTTCATGTATTATGCTACATCGTCCTACTAGAACTAAAAATATGCTTTGTTGATTGTTTAATGTGATATATTCAAGGTTAATGAATAGTGACTAAAGTGTTAATGTACCGGAGTTAGTAGTTCAGATCACTATTTTGATTAAGTAACATTCTCCCCTCAACTTGATAACTGCAACAGTTTTTTTAATAGCGGTTACGTAACACTTGTCTTTCATGCAATTGTTCGACTAGGTATATTCAATGTTAAAGAATAGTGACTGAAGTGGTCAATTGTTGACATATTCTTTTTGTTGGCATAACCATTTGCAGGGTCATCTCATAAAGAATCCTAGTACCCAAAGGGCCAAAAGTTTGCTTGAGATACCAGCTGCTCATCGTATAATTATAAGTGGCACACCTATACAAAATCACCTCAAGGTACTGACTGTATGTTACAGCAGTTAAccttttttttgctaaatttgTAGCAATTAATCTTATCTTTTGTAGCGGTTACTCTGTTTCACAGTTAAATTTCTATTCCCAGTTAAATTTAAGTGTAGTCAACttttaaaatatttgtacaaAAATTGATGTGGTTTTATTTGAATTATAtttgaagtaaagattaatatcACAAGGTTTCTTTCGACTTAATTACTTTGACATTGTAATAAACCCATGTCTGAAGTTAAATCTTTGTATTTCACAAACACAGTAAAGAAGGCATTTCTGGAACAGAGAAACACAATTTATAACTTTCTTCTAGCAAGTAATGGTTTTAATCCTTTCTTGTATTAAAATATATGTAGGAATTGTGGGCCTTGTTCAGCTTTTGTTGTCCTGAGATTCTTGGTGATAAGAAATGGTATTGCTATAtctctaatatatatatatatatatacatacatatatatatattctgttTCATTTAGAACATAAAATGATGATAAAATATTCTGTCTTAGGTTTAAAGAAAAATATGAAAATGCCATTCTTCGTGGAAACGAGAAAAACGCTTCTGATAGGGATAAGCGTGTTGGTTCGGCTGTTGCAAAGGTGACATTAATATGGTCATCATTATATGTATTTAGAATGCTTATTTTTACAGTGCATATGTACTGACTGtttattttgcttctgttttCTTGGTGTGCATGTTTAGTTAAGTCTAACATTACCTGTCAATTCTCCTAGTCTGCGACAtgtaattgtatgattttgtGATATAAACACATGTTTTTCGTTGCTAAGTTCTATATATACACATTAGACACTGCTTGCACATACTATAGAAACTCAAAAGTAGTGACAATATATCTTATGTTTTGTTGCATCTTTTCTTTTACAATATCTTGGGATTTGTTAATCATAGTTCGCTGTTACACGTGTCAATAGTTGAATGTACTatttaaagtgaaaataagaTTCATTTGAATTGCCTAATAACCATTAATTTTGTCCTGTTAAGTTTCACATCTGGTTTACGGCATCTTGTTAAAGCTTGATCCATAGTAGCATAATAGTCTGTCATTGCTCATTATTGTACTCTTGTTATGACAGGAGTTGAGAGAACGCATTCAACCTTATTTCTTGCGTCGCTTGAAGAGCGAGGTGTTTTGTGATGATGATGGCACAAACACGGCTAGTCTTTCCCAAAAGCATGAAGTTATTGTGTGGTTACGATTAACTACCTGCCAGGTATGTAGTCTTTGGCTGTACATATATAAATTTTTTTGAAAGGGTGATGACATATATCTTACAAGTATGTGTATTGCATCGTGCAGAGACAACTCTATGAAGCCTTTTTAAAGACTGAGCTGGTCATTTCTGCCTTTGATGGTTCTCCATTAGCTGCACTAACGGTAAGATTGATATTGCACAGATTGAGTGATATCTATATTGATAAGTACAGTATTTAGTTCTTACATATTTACTTATGTGTTTGAGTATGTGCGAATATACACGATATTGCTAATAGGCATATCATGACTTCTAAAAGAGCCATTCACTATCAAAATGGATGTGCCTATGGTTAGAGCTCGCCATAGTTGTTTTTATTACGGAGCAGAGTTGAGAACGGAGCGTCGGATCATAGAAATTTTTTAAGCGCGTAAGGAATGTAGCGAGATTAAGGAGAGAAGTCGTGATTGCTTAGATTACAATTGCCATCCTACTTATTTCCTTGCTTGCACTTATTATAACAGGGACCAGATGTTATGTTGCCATTTATCCAAGAGATATATTGATAGGTTTGTGTGGTAGGAAAACTGTAAGAATGTGTCATACTATGACATCATAGTGATGTTTCTAGAGCAAGAAAGGAAAAATAAATGGGTGCAGGTGACGAATGCAAAACACAGGGAATAAACAAGTAATTGAATACGAAAAAAAACTTTGTAATGAGAGGAAAAGAAAATCAAAATGAGATTAGACAATAATGAGAGTAAAATATTTACGGTGTTGAATTGCCGTCCCATCAGACAAATTTCTACAGGAAGTAACAAGTACGGAGTTCGTGGAAAACTTAATGAGGAAATAATATTAATATTGTTTTTTTATTTTGTGTTACTTTGTTGTAAAATTTAGCGTCTTCTATATGTTTAAGCCTTTGTTGGTTGTTTTCTTTAAGTTAGGAATGTTGAAGGTAACAGAAAATTGATTATATAACATTCAAGCATTTCTATTTTCTTGTAATTGTGCTAGTATATATGCTCAGTTAATTGATAGAAAGATTTCCTTTATATATGTATGCATGTCATAATATCCTTTTTTTTCTCAAGTAGATCCTGAAGAAAATATGTGATCATCCATTGCTTTTGACGAAAAGAGCTGCTGAAGATGTTTTAGAAGGGATGGATTCAATGCTAAACCCGGAAGAGCATGGCGTGGCTGAAAAATTAGCAATGCACATTGCAGATGTGACTGAAAGGCTCGATTTTGCAGAGAAACATGACTACGTGTCTTGCAAAATTTCCTTTATATTATCTTTACTGGTAAGACTTCTACATTTTACATAGATATGTAGAATTTTGCCATTAACATGTAAAACCTAATTCTTAGTGGGAGTGAGGTATTCACGCTAGTAAACTACAAGTAATATATAATCTTTTCATTTGGTCATTTTTTAAGTTGCAAAAAATGTTACAACTACTAATTATAAAACAAGCACTCACAAAATTTATTTGGCATAATTGTGATTACTATTTTCTAATATGATTAATATTGTTATATCTCTAATGTTGTGTTGCAGCCAAGTTTAATCCCAAGAGGTCATAATGTTCTCATCTTTTCTCAGACTCGAAAGATGCTTGATTTAATTCAGGTCAGTTTGCTAAATAATTGATTTCTAGAAACGTTGTTTACCGAATGCACAAAATGCATATGCGCGCTGTCAGCAGAGATATGAGTATATATATTAGCTTGTTTTGGCTACACATAAGCTCACGGATAAGCATTGGCTTGCATATTCAGTATTCACCTAGTAGtagaatcatgctttttattcctAAATCCCTAACACATGGTTTTCAATGTAAAGCATGATGCTTGCTAATGGCTAATGGATATGTTCCTTATAGTGCCTTATTTGTTGCTCGGTTGTCGTAATATGATCTTTGGCTGAAATATTTTATTCCAAATTTATATTTTAGTAGTATGTGAGTAGACTGTTTTAATTAGATTTTTTTGTCATAAAAATTTAATCATGGGTGCTATGGCTATTGCATTAGTGTCTTAGTCGTTGATCTAGCTTGGAATCAAAGTTGAGTGTTGGTAGAATTTCAAGTATCTCTGATTGATCTAATATTTTATAGGATTCCTTATTATCCAATGGCTACAATTTTTTGCGCATTGATGGCACTACCAAAGCTAATGACAGACTCAAGATTGTTGATGTGAGTGTTCTGAattaaatatttagatatttCAAGATTTTATTGTACTGAAATAAACTTGCATCAAAACAGGATTTTCAAGCAGGTGGAGCTCCCATATTTTTATTGACTTCTCAAGTTGGTGGGTTAGGACTCACACTCACAAAAGCAGACCGTGTCATAGTAGTTGATCCAGCTTGGAATCCCAGGTGAATGTTCACAATTTTTTTACTAATTACAGTTTAAAGTCAGATCTAGTTTTGGACATAATTGGCTTTTTGAGTCTGATTGCAAGTTTCAGTTATTCTTTAATGTTTGTAAACTGATTTTATAAGCATATGCGCTACATTCTTTGCATAACAAATTTTTGTAGATAAAAAAACTCAAATACAATATTTACCTTTTGGGTTTTAGTAGGAGTAACTTAAGTACTAGTTTACATTTATAAAGTAAAATTGTATGGTTCTTcatatgtatgtatgtgtgtgtgtatatataaaaGTATGCTTCACATCACAACTTCTGTATGATAATCTTGCGACATGCTGGGATTTATTATCAAATTAAATAACTCGAAAAATACCACGATGACTGAAACTCCAAAAGTGTGCTCTCATCGTCTGAAAATAGATGTGATGCTGGTAGCTTCGATTAAAGAATATTGGAATTCAAAGAGTTCCCTTAAAGTTATAACATTAAGTTTTAAGTCTTTTATTACAAGTATACATGCGATTTCGTTTGATTTAAAATTGTATTTTCAACCAGAGAATACGACATTTTTTTGATGCTCTTAAAGCAACGGATGTAATGTACCAAAAGATATCTCACTTTGCAGGACCTTTAACATCTTTATTGCCTTCTTTTATACTATTTCCGACTTCCTAGACTGGTGATTGTAGGAGGCGAATAAGTTAGACATATTTAAAGTTGTTTATTTTCTTATCTTTTGCAGCACTGATAACCAAAGTGTTGATCGTGCATATCGTATTGGACAGAAGAAGGATGTTCTAGTGTACAGATTGATGACTTGTGGAACTGTTGAAGAAAAGATATACAGAAAGCAGGTACCTTTATCAGATGTCCATTCTTGGCTTAACTTCTATGGTGACTTTTATTCTTGTGTTGCCATAATATGTCAATAAACTGCATgctatttttctattttttattatGGATTGTGGTGAGGATGGGGGTTCTCCCTAAGGGCCATTTCTGTGTGTAAGAAATTTATATGGTAGTTTCTACTCTTGCGGGGTACCAGTAATTTCTATCTTGTGTGGCTCAAAAACCTTGCTGTTTAACGGGGCTAGCAACCAATAATGCCAATAGTCATTCAATTTTTTTGGCAATAAGTGCAATAGTATTGAATTATTATTATCATGTAATTGTAATCATGTTTGGCTATATCTTTTTATAGGTATTTAAAGGGGGGCTGTTTAAAAGTGCAACTGAGCACAAAGAACAAATTCGATATTTCAGTCAACAGGTACTTAACTAAGGGTccaaatcatctttctcagtgTTTACTTAAAACTCTGTATGTACACACATACACTTGCACATGCATATATAAGTTCATTTTTTTGTTAGTAAAATTATAGATCACATGCCTATATTTTCCCATTTGTTTCTAACTTTCACTCTGTTTATGTATAAACATTCTTTTTTTTTTTCAGGATCTTAGGGAGCTGTTCAGTATTCCTAAACAAGGTTTTGATGTTTCTCTCACTCAACAGCAGTTGCATGAAGAGCACGATGGTCAGCTCAAAATGTAATGGCTTTTTTCATAAGATTCATGTGGCTCTTTTTGGTCATTATTGTTTTACACGAGTCATCTGTGCATAGTAGCATAGCATCTGAAACTTGTCTTTATTTATGTCGGTATGTTAGTTAACAAAGACCTTGACAGTCTACAATGCCATTGAGAAAATGTGAGCTTTTTGATTTTGGTACTTATTTCGTGACAATGTACTCCTGGTATTTTGGGGCAAGTGAAATATTAACCGGAGATACTTACACTACTGAACTGAAAGAGTAGACACACACAGTCCCCCGTCTTCATTCATATTAGATGCCAAACAATATGTATAACTGAGTATTAGAAGGCAAAAATGAAGAAATTCTGTATGTATCATATTTATAGAATTAGTTTTATGTTGTGATGCAAACTGACCCCCTGtatcatacacacacacacacatatatatatatgtgtgtgtgtgtgtctgtgtgtgtgtgtgtttcaCGAAAGTAAATTACTGTATTTGCAAACAAAAGAAGTCCCTGTATCCAGGCATCCTCCTAACTTTAAGCATTGGTCAGATCATGTAACTTTGGTGTTAAAACATATTTTATGGTGTTAACTGTCCTGAATTTATGGTGTTGTGTTCATTTTTTTTATTGTATTAGTTTTTTGGGCACATTTTACTTTTTTGAGATTAAAATTCCGAAGGTTTGTTCGTCTGCATTGAGATTATTCAAGTATTTGCCTGAAAATAGTAATCAtgatctttttatttcatgtaTATTGAAACTACAGGGAGAAATCACTGGAAAAGCATTTAAAGTTCGTGGAGTCACTTGGTATAGCCGGGGTTAGCCATCACAGTTTACTTTTCTCAAAGACAGCGCCTGTAGAAGCTGTGCAAGATGAGGAAATTGCAAGGTGAAATTATTCATTGCACACATGCTAACAGCAGTAGGTGTATTGAAGATTATGTGCACGCGTGACTTTTTGGATTATTTGTGAAGAACTTGTTTAACATTTATTTGTTTATTCCATTAGTTACTCCTTCTATTGCTCTATCCCAGTGCTAATCCTTTCTTTTCTTTAAGAGATGTCCCTGAAGTGAGAAATTTTTACAGTAAACCTTGAACTTGATAGATCCTTTAAACATTTGTGTTTTAGATATTAAAAGTGTATTCATTGTTGGAGATAACTGATTGCATATTAATGGAGATTGAAAAGTATGTCGGATTTTTTGGAATTAATAAATTTCTTGTCTTATTTGCAGTGTGAAACATATGTGGGAAATTTAACTgaggaaaaataaaaaatattgtCTCTAACATAATTGTTTGGTGATGTGCAGGGAAAAGCCTAATAGATTTGTGGGCAGCTCAGGTTCCCTCTCTTCAATTGAACGTGATACTGATGGGTAAAGCATAAAGTGATAGTATTTGTACTCCCTTTTACTATTATATTGTATTTTAAAAGGGCCTATTACAATACCTTTTatgaattttgtaattttatttgAACAGTGCCAAGTATGCTTTCAACccaaaagatgtcaaattgcacTCAAAAGTTCCTTCATCAAACTATTCATGTTCACCTAGTGAAAGGGATATTAAAGACAGGATCAAGCGGCTATCTCAAGTTTTTGCAAATAAGGTATATCTTTTCACAATGAAATTGTGTTGGTTAAAAATTATGAACTGATTTGCAAATGGCCACTCgcttttcaatttttttttttttttaaaaaactgatTTGCAAATGCCCACATGTTCCGGAGTTCATTAATTTAGGTGTGCTAGTGTTCAGTTTCTAAAATTATTTATGCCTGAACTTCTTCTCTAAAGTCCTTACTAAAGAATTCTTCTGTATATACATAAGAACGAAAAGAACAGCTAACACCTGACAACGGCAAAAGCTGGGCTAGTTCATTTCTTTTACTAGGCTTTTTTTCCCTTCCTTTTGTGCTGTTTTTTTCGTGTTAATCCAGAAGTAAATATCTTTTGCATGGAATTTAAGTTATGCCAAGTTAAATTCAATATCCATTGCCTTATTGGGCCCGTTCGACGTTCATTGCATTAGCCATGTTCTTATCCCTGGGATAACAATGTCTTTACCCTCAAAATAGCATGTTATACTACATTTGTAAAATAAAAGTTAAATAAATGATACATGTTACTTCACTTTTCACCAGTGAATGCAACATCCAGTTGAACAAATCCTTTATTTTCTGGTTTTCTTGATTTTATACCCTTTGACAGATATTCGTGTGTCCCTGAAATATTTGTATTTTTTCCTGCAGGTTATGATTTCTAACCTACCTGACAAGGGAGACAAAATAAGAAAGCAAATTGCTGAATTGCATTCGGAACTTGAGAATATTAGCTTGGAGGCAAAAAGTAAAAATGGTATTATAAATTTGGATTGACATATCAGGGTAATTATTTTTTCATCAACTTACGCCTGAATTTTGCCTGTCCATCCAACAATCTCATCTCGACAAAACAATTGGTGGATCCTCCAATTCTTGACGATTGCATGTAGAAGTGGACTCTACCGGTGCAGTCGTATTTCTAACTTAATATTGACTAGCAGATGTAAATTTTTCGTCCATTTACTGTTTTGAGCATGAAAACACAATTCAGTATTAATATTTTGTTAATATTGAAGTACAATGGAAAGCTCAAATAACAGTTGGTCCAGATTGTTCCGAGCTATATAACAAGTTTGTTTTTACATAACCATAGATGTTCACTTTTTAGTTTTCTCATCCCCActtatctttttcttatttgtagGCCTCGTGGTCATATGCctggttttgtttttggttttgCAAGTAAAACCGTTGTTTTTTATGTTACTAACTCTATAATCTAATTAAGAGGTTTTTTCTTGATTTGCCATGTGTTGCTGCAAAGGGTATGCAAGTGACCAAGTGTTTGTGAGGGGAGTTCTGCCATAATTCTGGTGGCAGATCAGATACTAGTGCTGGTTGCCATAATTGTAAAGGCAAGCCTATCGAGAAGCGCACACTACATATGTTCAATTTGACAATGCCCAAAACGTGGTGCTATTACCAGTCTATTGTTGGTAGATAGGAGAGAGTAAATAAGGACACGAGAGTGGTTGAGGTGGTGAATCATGATCTTTTCTTTACTTGATTCTGACTCGTGATCTTGATTCAGATTATTCACAAACCATTCAAATGACTCCACTTTCATTGATGATGATCGAGTCTTGTACTATACATGTAACATTAGTCACCACAGAATGGAAATCATCACATTCTCTCTTAGCTTATACTATAGATGCATGAACTTGTAGAACTAGAGAATTTGTATGTAGAGGGAAATCATGGTGAACATGGGAGCTAACACTGATGTATTACCTCATGAAACACAAACACTTAGCCCTTATATGAGAAAAACCCTACTTCTAATAAGCTGCATGGTCCTTGCCATAGGAAACTGCGGTGGTCCGCTTATCATGCGCCTCTATTTCATCCACGGTGGCGA carries:
- the LOC141690150 gene encoding protein CHROMATIN REMODELING 24 isoform X1, whose translation is MAEKRTAAKEPMSLNQRHNRLLFDLSSAPQSKPPVHFSSDEDEAKVNLSKAFSSSLNLDDDDAPTFAFDSPSPPKSGGKEETKMNSTKAISSSVTVNDDAPTFSGIADFGSPSPPPPQSQNPPVVEHQVECWSDANNSFEEDDLKLSLSKALTSSDTQKEETSHFSVTVDFDSLPLSPGNPSTVESERGCGQFANKSSEVDADSKMNLSKALSSSNTKKDHAPRFSIIDDFDCHSPAPSFAENPSKLEHQGGYSHMDSEIESEVGTDVSGSSTDGEYMPSLDKVDKDGFQEFVPQPEEKKPLKVKLEGRRRLCKTVSSSNDCDGDDNATFLDSEPDNLVVADFKSPPPPKKDIDTAEGNGNEIVDILNDLSAKFEVLSMEKRPISKKIGRAEGFSVSHMSKGTEFYNEKELDTNAGPSFSARSDAFGGFSGHNINQANLYEDEPDIKGVGGMLVNNTKNYAGVNKKIGIRDMDNHTSRARQSDNLKRAHRKKDNDDDCVVISNHNFLKNLNTQPSMVKREPDDTDKFNTLDKAGATNTVNEDSIVLNGPISKFRLNGKIAKMLYPHQRDGLKWLWSLHCQGKGGILGDDMGLGKTMQICGFLAGLFHSRLIKRVLVVAPKTLLPHWIKELSAVDLSHKTREYYGTCAKARQYELQSVFQDKGILLTTYDIVRNNAKSLRGDHFYDDENEDTWDYMILDEGHLIKNPSTQRAKSLLEIPAAHRIIISGTPIQNHLKELWALFSFCCPEILGDKKWFKEKYENAILRGNEKNASDRDKRVGSAVAKELRERIQPYFLRRLKSEVFCDDDGTNTASLSQKHEVIVWLRLTTCQRQLYEAFLKTELVISAFDGSPLAALTILKKICDHPLLLTKRAAEDVLEGMDSMLNPEEHGVAEKLAMHIADVTERLDFAEKHDYVSCKISFILSLLPSLIPRGHNVLIFSQTRKMLDLIQDSLLSNGYNFLRIDGTTKANDRLKIVDDFQAGGAPIFLLTSQVGGLGLTLTKADRVIVVDPAWNPSTDNQSVDRAYRIGQKKDVLVYRLMTCGTVEEKIYRKQVFKGGLFKSATEHKEQIRYFSQQDLRELFSIPKQGFDVSLTQQQLHEEHDGQLKMEKSLEKHLKFVESLGIAGVSHHSLLFSKTAPVEAVQDEEIAREKPNRFVGSSGSLSSIERDTDGAKYAFNPKDVKLHSKVPSSNYSCSPSERDIKDRIKRLSQVFANKVMISNLPDKGDKIRKQIAELHSELENISLEAKSKNGIINLD
- the LOC141690150 gene encoding protein CHROMATIN REMODELING 24 isoform X2, giving the protein MAEKRTAAKEPMSLNQRHNRLLFDLSSAPQSKPPVHFSSDEDEAKVNLSKAFSSSLNLDDDDAPTFAFDSPSPPKSGGKEETKMNSTKAISSSVTVNDDAPTFSGIADFGSPSPPPPQSQNPPVVEHQVECWSDANNSFEEDDLKLSLSKALTSSDTQKEETSHFSVTVDFDSLPLSPGNPSTVESERGCGQFANKSSDSKMNLSKALSSSNTKKDHAPRFSIIDDFDCHSPAPSFAENPSKLEHQGGYSHMDSEIESEVGTDVSGSSTDGEYMPSLDKVDKDGFQEFVPQPEEKKPLKVKLEGRRRLCKTVSSSNDCDGDDNATFLDSEPDNLVVADFKSPPPPKKDIDTAEGNGNEIVDILNDLSAKFEVLSMEKRPISKKIGRAEGFSVSHMSKGTEFYNEKELDTNAGPSFSARSDAFGGFSGHNINQANLYEDEPDIKGVGGMLVNNTKNYAGVNKKIGIRDMDNHTSRARQSDNLKRAHRKKDNDDDCVVISNHNFLKNLNTQPSMVKREPDDTDKFNTLDKAGATNTVNEDSIVLNGPISKFRLNGKIAKMLYPHQRDGLKWLWSLHCQGKGGILGDDMGLGKTMQICGFLAGLFHSRLIKRVLVVAPKTLLPHWIKELSAVDLSHKTREYYGTCAKARQYELQSVFQDKGILLTTYDIVRNNAKSLRGDHFYDDENEDTWDYMILDEGHLIKNPSTQRAKSLLEIPAAHRIIISGTPIQNHLKELWALFSFCCPEILGDKKWFKEKYENAILRGNEKNASDRDKRVGSAVAKELRERIQPYFLRRLKSEVFCDDDGTNTASLSQKHEVIVWLRLTTCQRQLYEAFLKTELVISAFDGSPLAALTILKKICDHPLLLTKRAAEDVLEGMDSMLNPEEHGVAEKLAMHIADVTERLDFAEKHDYVSCKISFILSLLPSLIPRGHNVLIFSQTRKMLDLIQDSLLSNGYNFLRIDGTTKANDRLKIVDDFQAGGAPIFLLTSQVGGLGLTLTKADRVIVVDPAWNPSTDNQSVDRAYRIGQKKDVLVYRLMTCGTVEEKIYRKQVFKGGLFKSATEHKEQIRYFSQQDLRELFSIPKQGFDVSLTQQQLHEEHDGQLKMEKSLEKHLKFVESLGIAGVSHHSLLFSKTAPVEAVQDEEIAREKPNRFVGSSGSLSSIERDTDGAKYAFNPKDVKLHSKVPSSNYSCSPSERDIKDRIKRLSQVFANKVMISNLPDKGDKIRKQIAELHSELENISLEAKSKNGIINLD